The Kryptolebias marmoratus isolate JLee-2015 linkage group LG1, ASM164957v2, whole genome shotgun sequence sequence CTTCAGTctgattcagatttttttttttcccatatcAAGTACgcagagatagagagagagagagagagagagagagagagagaggcttgTGTAAGATCAGTAAGAACAATTAAAATTACTGCATGGAACAGCGTTTACTACCTCAAAGAGGGAAAATACCACATTCTTCAAACAAGCAGAAGAGACCGAGCTCTTCCTTCCTTTaattggctgctgctgctgcgagAAGGCCACTTCTTAGTGTGGAGATCCTCTcgtctcttcctcctcctcggccCGTGGAGGAGCTGGGACGATTAAAGAAGATTCAAATAAAGGTAAACCTCTCACACAGCTGCTGAGATACCCTGTGTCTTCGGTTAGAGTTGGACACAAAACAAGAGGAAGACCCTTTAGAGTTGTGAGGCATTTTGAAGAGCGTGTTAAGGGTGAAGGGgaaatatagatatatagattaaaaaccaaaaaaataaaatctgtacatGAGACAACAATGGCTATGCAGCAATATCCTTTACATGGAAAAAGGCATAAGGAGAACAAGAAGAACACTTTTTGTTTCGTTTCGGATGTAGAAAACAAGCGGCATGTAACAATATCGATACAAGAATGTGCCTTAATGATCAGaggtaaaacattttcatttggtAACAAAACAGCATGACGTTATTTTGAATTGTGCAACTTGTAAGTCATGCTGAGTGCATGTGTTCCTCTCCACTCCATGGGGACTGTGCAGAAAactagcaaaaaaaacaaaaaaaaaccaaaacaaaaacaaaaccaaaaaaaaaaacaagtttctgtaCAGCATATTAATTAGTTTGCAAACTCCACATAATGCCAAATATAAAGTGACACTGTAAACCGAGGgagacatttgtgtgtgtgtgtgtgtgtgtataagatGGCGATGCCAGTGGAATGAGGTATGCAGAAGCAAAAAAAGGATACAGCTGTCCATACTTACACTTTTGTCCATGCAATGAAAACACAACACGATTCTCACAAGTCTGAGTGTGTGCGTCTATCTGATTGAGTAAATATCaaagatatgtgtgtgtgtgtgctttaagCTGTATGATGATATGTCTGCAGGCTcatatttaaagaaagtttATAAAAAGGGATCACACATTCTGATCCTCCTGTGGTTCTACACGACAGctaaaaaccttcaaaatacacccccccccccaacccacCCCAAACAATTCAACATGACAACAGtatcacaaacaaaactaaaactgcaaTCTTTGGCCTGAGTGTACGCAAGGCAATGTACATGGTGAGCTGAGGTTGCTGAGGCGACGTGCTCTGGATGTTTCGGAGTGAGCCGAGGTACGGGAGGTGAAATCCAGTGGAAGAATAAGTTAAGAGCTGTGCAGATGGTGACACGTAGGGGAGGGGGAAGGAGATAGATGGATGAGATATTGGTACAAGATACAGGCCAGAAAGTACAAGactgaaaatgacagaaaaagaacccttttttttttttctttcctggaaaaaggagaaaaaaaaatattcaccaaAGACCCCCCCCCAACTTCAGTTCCCCCGTGGtggtcttttattttacagtggaTCCCCTGAAGATtagcttgttttctttcctttttctggtTTCATCGACGTCAGTGGCTCTGTTTTGTAGTCCAACAATCCTGAGGGTAAGTAAGGTTTTCGTCTGAATATTTCCAAACGTCTCTGGAACATTGATCGTCCTTCTGCAAATGCCCAGGATCTCAGGGCCCGGTCACAACCCTCCCTCCCCATGGGCTGACCATTTAGGCTTTTAGACAGGctgtctccagctgctgctcaggcCCCAGCTGTGGACCAATCAGCAACAGGGAAGCCCTTCCGAGCTCCTTccctttatgtgtgtgtgtatgtgtgtttgtgtgtttatgcgTGTGTGGCTCCCACATTGTCACTGCGCCACTAGGGGGCAGAGTTGGACATGGAGTCCACAGAATTTACGCTGGAAGACTGCACGCGGCTGTTGGAAATAGACACCTCTGGGTGCTGTGGCAAATtaagagagagggagacagaaagACCTGTGTGGGttaatttgaatgaatgagtgtgTCTGGCATTTTTCAATGGGTCTGTGTTGCTCACTCACATGCCTCCTGAAGATCCTGTCCAGCAGGCTACGTCTGGGTGGCTCAGGCGGCTGATTCCAGTCCAGATCTGGAGGTCTCGTTCCTTGTGGCCCAAACACATTCAGATCTCTGAAGCACTCAGTTTCTATCATCTGAAGGGGCgggagaggagaggacagaAGAGAGAACCTGACGGCCTGCTGGCGCGTAGAGCTTCAAATGAAGAAGCGCCACATAAAGTATGCTCACCTCATTCTGCCATGGGATGGAGACACTGCCCGTAGCAAATTTGGAGTAGAAGTCGTTGTCGGTTTGGTCCAAATTCACTCCCTTGACGGTGGAGAACTGCTCTATGTCCAAAACGTCCTTACAGTACACTGCCCGAGGCTGGGAGAGGGCAATGaccagggggaaaaaaatggggtTGAGTGGAAAATTAGGAAAGCAgttcatcaaaataaatcatttatcatCAAGGAATTTCACTTGCTTTTCCTCGGGAGAcatttttgtcctgttatggtcatttctttccttttttttaaaaaaaagtaggaTTTTGCTGTTGCAatgatttaaacacacaaagaacacTTTACTCACATCAGGCACAAAGGGAGGCTCCACTATTCCAGCCTCCATCCTCTTGAAGTTGATGTTTTTGAAGAACGAGTGGGCCTTGGCGCCTGCTCCTCCATCTGCGTTGCACCCCAGCCTCTGCTTAGGGTCTTTGGTGAGCAGCTGGCCAAGCAGAAGCACAGGATGAATCACTCGGTTATTCATCATTCGCATCGCTCCAGCTTTACAAACCGCTCTGTGCCGAGCCTCACCATCCTACAGATCGCCTTGGCGTCCTCTGTAAACTTGTCGTTGtactcctcctcttcctcctgcactctcctctccacctcctcccgcTTCACTCGCTCTTTGCGGGCGCGGAAAGGCGATCTCCCGGCGGTCATCTCGTAAACGAGGCAGCCCAGTCCCCACCAGTCGGGACTCATGGCGTACTTCTCATTATTGATTACCTCCGGTGCTGGCGGGGGGAAGAAAGCGGTCTGTTAGGATTCAGGAACTTGTAAATGTATGTTTGGAAATGCTGACTGTGGCACTTCTTACCCATGTAGCCAACCGTCCCCACCCTGCCTCTAATGAGTTCTCCATCAGGCACTTTTATGGCCAGACCCAGGTCAGAAATACGAATGTGTCCTGTCgcacaaaaaaacaggttcaTCAGTGGATAACGTCCGCACAGATTGaactttttgttcttaaaaacagTGATCAAACCCCTCCACGGTTTAAAGTGAGGTAGTAATGTGGTAATAATGGTAATCTGTTTGAAAAGTGTCCGACCGAACTGTTGGGCTACGGCTAGTCTCAAAAACCTCACAGCCTTTCTTGcgaacattatttttaaagtctttctattgccatcaattttgcattacatggtttatttacatagaagtCCACAGCTATGTGCACAAATAGCACCACCGGTGACAAGCAGAAACACTTCCAATGTACCCAGGGttacttccagcaggaatattgtaatatttcgCCCAGAATAACCACGTAATGCAGAACTGACGTCAGTGCAGCAGTCTATAAAGTAGCGTTCACAAGAACCATGAAGaactttaaagatttaaaagttgtttttaagatggcaacaatccactttggtcctgatgagcctttagcttgtcagtccagtcattTCTACAAACCTATGTCATTTAAAGACATATCTacctatctgcaacaggtaggaCATTAAGTGTTCATAAccattccacagaacccctctcaaaagatctgagctatcactttaaagggatagcccggtcatttttgaagtgatgttctatcaGATAGTTATCAGTAATTattaccttatcagccgtgacatcagtccaggctaggctaacagctagccaaaCGAGGGCCTGTTTTATATCGTTTTCCAGGCTTATACtgtaaaacaactctttcttaaAGAtgtcatactggtgtgaaagaacgctacatcgGCTAATATAAACAGTTGCAAGTTTTATAGCCATGATCcgagcctggatgaagacttctgcccctTTCTTCACTCCACGCTCTAAGAGTGAAGTCACGGCCGATTAAGTACTAATTATTGATAACCTTTTGACGGAACATCGCTTCAAAAATAactagactatccctttaaggaaaCAAAAGCCCGTGCCATGCAGTCCTAGCTTCAATCCTAGCTTTAAACTTACCATTGTCATCTAAAAGGATGTTCTCCGGTTTCAAATCTCTACAAACAAAGCATATTAAGAAAACAATCATCAGTTCCCACAGAAGCTGTGAAATGAGCGAAAGCGCGTGTTAGAATGACATAAATCGAGCGCTAACCTGTAGACGATGGATTCTCTGTGCAAATGTTCGAGGCCGCAGCAGATCTGAGCAGCATAAAACTGAACCCTGTCCTTCTCGAAGCCTGGCGTGCCCATGTTGTAGATGTGAAACTTCAGGTCGCCGCCGTTCATGATGGTCAGCACCAGACACAGAGCGTCTTTGGTCTCGTAGGCGTACGCTAAACTCACCTGGAGGGAGCAGCGAGAAGGCGCTCTGTGAGGCGAGCGCGCTTCAACAAGGCGGCAGGAGGAAATCACTTGTCGGTACATTGACTCACAACAAATCTACTGTTGACTTTCTCCAAAATCTGCTTCTCGTTGAGGGCCATGGACTCGCCTTTCCTCTTCTTGATTCTCTTCTTCTCCAGTTTCTTGCACGCGTACATCTTCCCCGTCGCTCTCACCTGGCATGCGCACACCTGGAAGAacgcaaaagaaaaaaaaaaagagcacgcTCTATTCAGCATCTTCTAACTAAAACGCCCTTTAACTCTTCTAACTCTTGAAACTCTTACCTCTCCGAATCCCCCCTTCCCCAGCACTCGATACTGTCTGAACGTGTCTTTAGTGATCGGTTGCCTGATGGAACAAAGATGCAGCAAAACCCATTAATAGACGCTTATGTCGTATCGATCAGGACAGAGATATTGTCAGCAGAACTCAATACCATCCTGAGTCTGTTTCCTGTGCAGAGGGTGGAGGCTTTTTGGCATCATTTCACTTTCCAGACAAGGAAAGGTCCTGCGGCCGACTGCAAACTGACTTTGATACAAACGCTCTTCTAAAACGTGACTCGGTGTCATTTGTTCTTAAACTTTACCATCTATTCTCTtctaaaagattaaaatctCTCAGgtgtaataatgaaaaaagtgTGAAATGATGATGTGGCTGGGACtaatttgtagcttttaaacaaatttgagttcttttttaagatgtaatttatttgtttttgattaatattCCATATTCAGTTTCTTATTTGTCTGTTAAATAggtattattgttttaaaatcacttaTTTTTCCAGTTCAGAGGCACTATATGTAAGGTGGATGGTGGTTATTTTAAAGGGTTAGCCACAGTCagtgtggttgtttttttaacttaacatAAACTACATTTTGTGATATAACCTGATTCATGATATATCTGTCTCATTATTACCTATGCATTTTTACTGACTGTGTTTGggattttaaataattagtattattatttgcCGTTACTAGTATTTGCTATTGGTtgttaacatttattattattacttctaCTGccattgttattattatttaatttgatttgaaataacTGTGACCCTAAAACTGTAATAGttacttttctgtttaagaTCAATTCATATTTCCAATTCAtgtatttgtcatgttttatttgatgttacGAAGAAGTCACAAACGACAAAACCTGAACATGAACCATCTGGGTAATCCCTGcagcaaataaatcaacaagCTAACGATCAGTAAGAACCACATAACCTTGTAGCCAGAGGAGATGTTTAACCTCAGCCTTTTCTTGTGAAATGCAGAtttagtaaataaagtttaaagctgcagagatgaaGCACTGacccttaaaaaaacactgttttaaatcaCCACAGTCCACCTGCTGCTGCACTTCATAATAACCACTATCAGTATATTTAATTGACAGATAAAAgtcataaatattttgaaaaactggaTACAAAATTATCCGATTGTACGTAAAATAGGATTTAAAGCAAGCAAACATTATTTCATAGAGCTTCACTTCCACCACCAACTTTAGGACATTAAGCTCCTAAAGACTTCAGTGAATCTGAACTCTTCTGTcagattaaattttatttaagcaCAAATGAAGTAATGATGATAAACAACTCCAGCAGCAACCTTCTGTAGTAAAACACCAGGAGGTCATCCACAGGCTTATTTCATGAACTAAATGACCTCGAAAAGCACCTTTTCCCTTTAttaatggtgtgtgtgtgtgtgtgtgtgtgtgtgtttgtgctcgcAATCAGCATTTGCATTTATTGCCTACAAGCCTATGAGATGgattcagacaaacaaagaacaaacaaacctttCCAGCATCTTCCACTGCAGGAAGCGGTCAAAGTACATGCTGTTCTGATAGTCTGCGAACGGAGCTCCGCCCAGGTACTCGTGGACAGCCCTGGTCCGACACAGAAACATCAATGACTCAGGTCAAAAAACACACCTGAGGACAGAGCGCCAGCTAAGACCAATGAGTGACGTGAGAAAGGGGAACCCGGGCGTCCCCCCTGCAGGTGAGAGCCAAGGAACGACGACTCACTTGCGGCAGTCGCTGAAGATCTCCTTACAAGGACTGAGCTTCAGGTTCTCGCTGCAGCGCTCTGCGAAATCCTCCGCTATGACAACTCGCTGCGGTGACTGCATCAACACACGTAAACACACACGGTCAAGCGTACGCACATACAAGAATTCATACTTCTTAACGTAGGCGCCACAAAGAGAAACACCCAACTGCAGCTTGTACAATCAGCACATTATGTCTGCGCCAACTTAAAGCACTTTTGGACATATCTTTGCAGAGTTTAGagctgaaaaccaaaacaatttgCCTGaacttcttattttaaataatatttatatggTTTTAGTCACTATAAAAGCTTACAAGTGTCATTTCTACGTGAAAAATGTGAGATAAAGAAACTCACTTGTTCTGAGAGAAATGTCTTGATGATCTGCTCccctctgctttttcttttttcatcagGCGTCACCTCATAGtcttcctaaaaaaaacaaaataaatacaacatcaTAAGCAACACAATGTTATGGAAGCCGAGAGGGGACGAGATCACGTTTTCTCGAGATAACGAGATGATCATCTTTTCATGATCAGTTTCTCAGCGttctttaaaacctttccaGGGACAAACTCGAGCTGAAAATGTCAGCTCGTGGAGAACCTGACACAGATCAGCGCCTCAGGTTTTACTTCTGTCGAGGCCCAAACACAGGCTGAAATTGCAATGTGTTTGTCCTGTAGAGATAACTTTTATATCTCTCCCGCTGGTGAATGGAATCAGGCTCAATGCGCACCGATCGTCTCGTGATCGCCAGAAAACGGCCATCGTTATTTCGTGATAACCACATAAATAACTCATGATCTCGAGAAAAACCAGCAGGAAAAAGGTTTATGCGGAACACGTCCACTCTCGGCTTCCGTACAACGTGCACAATTTCCCTCACACTTTGTTATCTACGTCAATAAATGCATTCTGTGCTTTTAGGGCCTTTGATCCAAGTACAGAGTACTTTCTTAGAAGGTACGATTTATAATGGTGTAATAATAACCTGTTTAATCATTTACTACATCTACAGCACCAGatgtaaaacattaatattaacTTGATAGTTACCAGGCTGTAAAGTATTTCTGGTGGATTTCTTGGCTATTGTCACACAGCTTCCTGGTCTATGATTAATCATTTAGCCTTTTCTGAACAATAACAAGGTATTACTTTCTTAAAAACAGGCTGCTTAAGTTATTTTTAACCACAGGGGTGGAAAAAAAGTAGTCTACAGAGGAGAGACTCCTGCTTTGcaaaaaaatgaggaaatagtccccttaaaagaaaaaaagggctgAGATAGAAGAATGTCCTCCTAAATCACACTAAAGATGATTTATGACTTCGGTCTGAACTAAATCTGGGTGCTGAACTCTTCCACCTCACCGATTTCCAAgcgaaagagacaaaaacaaatcaaaggcCAAgcgctccttgaaggaatccatgaTCGCTCGCCGcttttcgtgccagagtttcagacaaaGATCTTGTGTTGACACAGGACAAAGCTGTATCTgttgtggtcaaaccttgaaaacaacattatgcgTAATCTGGTGGGATATTGAAACACAGTtgctgtgagtgactctcagctactaacccgtcaaattttagctcaatatcggtaaaactgactgaattatagccattttagtgttttctaagctGAGTTGGCCttcttgaatggagttgactccaaaagttaattaatcagctgtagatgtacatttattattttctgcaagtttcattaaaatctgcccagtggttcagaGGATATTTTGCCAGCAGACTCCAACTAGTTAATGGcaacaatttaaacaaagaatacGTTCTCAGTtcctactacaccaaatttgaggcatttatctgtaaaactgaccatttttgtgttttgtacgatcaggtggctgtggcagccatcttgattcaggctgactccaaaaagtaatcagttgtagacgtccatTCATTGATTACTtcaagtttcactgaaatccatccagtagatattttgctaacatggcaGACAAATGAAGACACCCACACGGGCAAGAACTTCATCGTCTGCCTACGCTTTTCGGTGGTGTGCGGTAAAAAAGCCACCAAACCTCTGACATCATTGAGACTCACTGCTGAATGTTGTTTCAGTTGCATTTTGAAGCAGATGTTGTTTAGTCGTGACCACTTCGCAGACAcgcacctctctctctctgcgaCTCGGTCTCGCTGTCACTCTCACACCAAACATGTGCTGCTGTCCAACATATGTGGCCGCTGACACTGACGGGACGGACCGTTACACACGCACTGCAAAGGCAACAACATGAAAAGCCCCGTGACGCGTTGCGCAGCCTGCCCTTTTGGAGTTCTCAGGGGGGCGCGGGGAGGCGGGGCGGGGAGGCNNNNNNNNNNNNNNNNNNNNNNNNNNNNNNNNNNNNNNNNNNNNNNNNNNNNNNAGGCGGCGCGGCGCGGCCATGGGGTTTTTTTCCGGCATGGTCCCGCGTTGCCCGGCAACCCCACAGTAAACACGGTGGGATTCCTTGAGATCCTGGAGTGTCACACCAGCGTCACCAGCTTTCCACTACAaaacacacgcgcacacacacacgcatacccCCTGTGCGCGGACATAAGCTTGGAGCTTAGGGGAAAAACGACACTTCGACTGAAATGTCCAGCGACATATGTTGTTTACGAATAAACATTTAGGAATATGAGCGAACAACAAAGATGAAGAGACTGTAACACAACACACGGCCTCACAAACACCCAATCGGGCGCTCACATTTAGGGTAAGCGAGCTTTCCGACTCCCACCCGCTGCTGGTGGGGGGTCAGTCAAAGGGGAAAGGAGACGCCCCTTTGACTTTTTGAAAGCGGCCGGgctccaacacacacaaacacacataaattgTACACATACACCCCATTGTGATGTAGGAGGAACCACCGCTGCCCCCCTGAGTGCATTTCTTCCTCTGGTTCACACcgaaacacacacatcctcctGCTTTCTCCCACACACACCTCTTCGGTTGTTTTCCCTCGCTAAACCGCTAACGAGTTTCCATGTTTTCTACaacaaaaaacgaaaaaaatCCACGATGACTAGATTACATAATCTGTCAGGCGAACCTCACAACGGCCCAGGCCTCACGGAGTGTTATTTAATCACTTCAAAACACAAGCATCTGCTCGGCTGTAATCACACTCAGACCTGGCTTATTAAGTGCTCTGAATAATGCTCAGCGGTGAGCGAGGCGTCAGAGTCGGAGGTCGTCACATGGACTGACTGCAGAATTAGCGTCACATTGTCTTTGTGGCAGGGGGGGGGGTCTGTAAGTGGTTTCCCTCTCACAGAGGTGGTCACTTTTAGGAGTGGCCGGTTAAGAAGAGGGGAGGGGTGGGAGTTTGGGAAACAATGCTGTCCTTTCTGCCCCCGTCACATGCCCACAAAGATATTCTGAGCGTTGATAGATAACGACTCAAATGTGTCATGTGGGAAGTATTTAGTCTAGACGGAGAAAGAGAGTGAGATATGGGAGGAGTGGAGAGGGGGCCAACGAACCGGGTGAATGTCCAGGGGAGTAATAACTAGTCAGTTAAATGGTCTTGCGATGCAATCAGAGTGAGTACACTGAAACAGTGGGGCTGTCGTGTGTTTGTAGACAGACGTTCATCCATGGAAGAGCACTGAGTTTCCTGCCTCTCAGATAACAGAAGCCCCGGGCTGCCTGGATCAGTGTTGgccaatattttaaaataaaaagggtcTCAGTACCTTTCTTAACCTACAgggctaaaagtaaaaaagggtTGTTTTATTGCatgtctttatgtgtgtgtgtgtgtgtttgtcatgttgGCGAAATGTCACAACAACCACTTGACATACTTTAAGGAAACGATCACAAAGGAATCATTCAATGtctctacaactaattaacttttgaagtcaacccaattcaagatggccgccacagccaactgatgttaggacacacaaaaaaagctacaactcagccaattttacaaatgacaaaatcttgaatttctttttgtaaacCATGAATTACACGTTCTCCATACTAAGGAGGAGGTGAGACCTTTGGGCCTGTTATCAGCCCACAGTTCtacagcctgcctctctgatggtatgggggtgcattagagcCTCTGACATGAACAGCTTACACATGTGGAAAGGCACCATCGATGCAGAAAAcatacaggttttagagcaacatatGTACCCATCCagacatctttttcagggaaggtcttgcatatttcagcaagacaacatAAAACCACATCC is a genomic window containing:
- the grk5l gene encoding G protein-coupled receptor kinase 5, whose amino-acid sequence is MELENIVANTVLLKAREGGGGKRKGRSKKWKEILRFPHISQCVNMGKTIERDYASICEKQPIGRLLFRQYCETNPNMQRCIQLLDAMEDYEVTPDEKRKSRGEQIIKTFLSEQSPQRVVIAEDFAERCSENLKLSPCKEIFSDCRKAVHEYLGGAPFADYQNSMYFDRFLQWKMLERQPITKDTFRQYRVLGKGGFGEVCACQVRATGKMYACKKLEKKRIKKRKGESMALNEKQILEKVNSRFVVSLAYAYETKDALCLVLTIMNGGDLKFHIYNMGTPGFEKDRVQFYAAQICCGLEHLHRESIVYRDLKPENILLDDNGHIRISDLGLAIKVPDGELIRGRVGTVGYMAPEVINNEKYAMSPDWWGLGCLVYEMTAGRSPFRARKERVKREEVERRVQEEEEEYNDKFTEDAKAICRMLLTKDPKQRLGCNADGGAGAKAHSFFKNINFKRMEAGIVEPPFVPDPRAVYCKDVLDIEQFSTVKGVNLDQTDNDFYSKFATGSVSIPWQNEMIETECFRDLNVFGPQGTRPPDLDWNQPPEPPRRSLLDRIFRRHHPEVSISNSRVQSSSVNSVDSMSNSAP